AATCAGGGGATCCGAAAGAACGCACAAAATTCTGTCCTGAAAAGACGAAAACCTGAGCCAGCCGCGGGCGCACTGAACTTGCTTCTCTGCTGTAGGTCGACTGTGCTAAGAATTTAACCATTTTCTGCTTCACAGACTTCAAACAGTGGGCCGGCAAAGAGCTgtaaaagtttgtttgttttaaaaaacaacaactctGCCATTAAAGATGAGTTCCTTCTCCAGCTCAGGACTGCGAATCTACCTTCCGGGTGTCCGCCGCCAGCTCCCGGAGTAGCAGGCCTGGGACCAGGATTCGAGAGTGACCTACCGCCCCTTCCCGGAGCTAAAACTTTGGGTGAGGGGGTGAGATCCTTGCGACATTGTGGGAAACCCTGAAAAGAGCTCAGGGAAACTGTACACTTCCAGACACGCTTTAGAAATAAAGTGCCAGGTTCCAAGTGGACTTTGGTCTGGTCTCCGCGTGTGCCAGTGTCCGGGCCATGGACCTTCCCCGGGAAGGGAGAGTTTGGGGAGAAGATAGGCTTTAGCACAACTAGCCTTAGTCAGTTCTTTGACTCCAGCAATTGTCGACGTTCCAGCAAGAATAGGGGCAGTAGGAGAAGTGGGGCACCAagctggaatttattttattttctcctgtccCCACTAGTCTCCTTCTCCTGCCCCCaaaatgggggaggggagaagatgTTGATTTCTTAAACTTCCAGGGAGGAGGAGCGAGAAAACCCTAACTAAGGAGAGTACAAACAATGGCTGCTAAACTAATTAATGTAACTTCACAGGCTATCCTGGAAGTGTGAAAACTTTCTCCTTGCAGTTGCATTAATTAGAGATGCTCTGGCCAGAGGAGTTCAATTTTGCAGGCTCTTAAACGGgactcctttttttctgttaactaGAAATAGCAGATGTAGTTGACACATGTCCCCATTTCCCTTAACAACTTGGTAAATGATATTTAAGGTGGCTAGGTCCCGTTAGGTCTGTGCTAAAGCAAAAGTGAGGGTTCACCAAACATCCCTAGTGTTTGGCCACCTAGGCTCAAAAATAGGTACAAAGTTAGCCCATTCGACTCCCAACTCCTAAAGAAGGCTCCAGGGCCTGGTAAACCCTCAGACCAGGTGGGCCAGGTTATCAGGAGGACAGGTGGAAGAGTTCTGCCCCGCAATTCCAAAGGGACCAGGAAAAAAGTTAGACAGCTGTTCTTATGTCTTTACGACTTTGGGGAACAATGCTGTTTTTAAATATCTCAAAATCAAACTCTTAAGCAGAGATCACATGTCTGCACACACAGGGTCTTAGGCACGTTCACCCTTGTCCCCCCAGAACGGAAATCCCGCACTATCCTCCCTACACACAGCCTCCGGAAACTTCTGTGATTCTAAGAATAGAAGcgcataattaatattttatggcCTTGGCTCATGGTAACAACACCGAAAtatcttccccctcccctcagtTGGGACTTGAGGAAATCCAGACCCGAGGGCCTGCTTCCCCAGAGGGTCCGCACGCGACAGACAGCGCCGAATACTGACCTGTGTGAGTTCGTTTGTGTATTTTGAGATTTTCTGATCTAGCAAAGACCTTCCCACACCCCGGGAAAGGACAAGGGAAGGGCTTCTCGCCCGTGTGCACGCGGATGTGATTTACAAGTTTGTATTTGGCTTTGAAGGGCTTGCCCTGGCGCGGACACTCCTCCCAGAAGCAAATGTGGTTGGCCTGTTCCGGGCCGCCGACGTGCTCCACGGTGACGTGCGTGACCAGCTCGTGCATGGTGCTGAAAGTTTTGGAGCAGAGGCTCGGGGGCGCGGTGCCGTCGGCCGCCAGCCACTTGCAGATGAGCTCCTGTTTGATGGGCTGGCGCATGTAGCGGAAGAAAGCGCCAGGACCGTGGGGCGCAGCGAGGTTCACCGTCAGGTTCATGCCCCCGTAGCCATGCAGAGCTGCGGCAGCTGCCAGGGCGTCGCTGCGGGCCGCAGGCCCTGGCGGGAAGGGTTCTGGCCGCGCGTACATGTCTCCAGGGAGCCCCAGACGCAGGAGTCCATTCAAAGGATGGCTGGGGGAGGCCTGGGGAGGCTCCTCATGGAGGCTCGGGAACACCGAGGGGCTGGAGGCGGCGGCGAGCTGGGGGCCATGGTGTCCAGAGCTGCTACCTGTTGTCGAAACAAATAGCACGCATGAGAACCGGTGGGGTGGGCTGCGCGCTCTTCCCTGGGCCCCGGGGGGCAGGCCCAGCCCAGACGCACTACGGACTCTGCAGTCAGCCGTGGAACTCAGAGCCAGACCGCGCCAGCAGTGAACCCGGTGGACAGAGCAAGGCCAAACACCTCCGCCGCCGTTGGACCGGATTGCTGTTCGGCCAGGTCCCCTGCGGTGCCATGAGCTGGAGAGGGATGGTAGCCGCACAGTAGATGTAAGGGGTAATGGAAGGCGCAGGGCTGAGTCTGTGGGTTGCTGGGGGTTCTGCTCCAGAGGGGTAGGACCTGAGCCCCAAGCGCACTTTGGCAGCCAACACCCCGGGGCGCTCCGGGGCACGGTGCCCTGCCGGGGAGTGGAGGTGATAGAAATGATGGTgttggaggtggtggtggttCGGAAGCGCCCCAGCCATATATATTTTCAGTGCCCCGCTTGGCTAGGAGAGAGCGACCGGCTGCATGCCGGCCCAGGTTCCCCGGAGCTCCCTGTACCGGGCCACTAACACCACTGCCACCTGAcagtggggaggggaaaggaaaaccacacaaaaaacttctgtaaagttttttttttcctttctttctttctctccttcttctcaaGGTTTGGATTTGGGCGCGCCTACCCCCTTGGCTATTAATGCCTACGCGAAATCCTGCACACTACAGAAGTAGCAGCAGGGCGCGTTAGGAAGTCAATAGAGATTCAGGGCTGTGGCCGGGACCCACAGAGAGGAACAATTGCCTGGGTCGCCCATTGGCCAGCGGCCGGGTCCTACGTCAGTGATGACAGGTCCTGCCGCACGCGgacggtctctctctctctctcacttcctcgctccacccccaacccccttACACACCTCTCCCTCAAACACacaccctccttccctccctcaccccacccccacagcaTCTCACGCTTCTACTGCTCATGCGCTCTGACCTGGGCACAAATCCTTTTCTCTCCCCTTGagcctcctccccctcctctccggAAAGCTGAGTGCATCAGTTTTGACTCAGGGCTCCTGGAAGTACTCGGGACTGGGTTATGCCACCCTTCACCACAACTTTGGGGAGGGAGCATTGCGCTGCGCCTAAAGTCCTCTCGGGACCTCAGTCGGGGCTGATGGCTAGCATAGTGTGCGCAGAGATGGCGGTCTGGTTGGGCAGTTTGTCCCTGTAGACTGCAAGAGGAGGGGGTCGGGATCGAAGGACCAAAGGAAACTGCTGACTCGGGGGCCAGGAGCTGAGAAACTCCTAGGCTAGCAGTCGTTgagcctaattttattttttggctttctcCGAAATGTCTCGTTTCCCTCATCTTTCGGGTTCTTTTCGTCTCTCTTATTTTCCCCAAACCCTCTACCTCACTTCGTCTTCCTtgcttctcccctccccctctctttcCTCTATACTCTCTTCCCATTTAGCCTTGTAGGCCCCTCCTCCCCGGTGTTGGAGAGCTCAAAGACGCGCGATACCCAAGGATCTGGCCCTTACCAGGGACAGGATTAAGCGGGAAGTGGTGACGGCCTGGAAAGGCTGGGCTCGAACCCATGCCTTCCTGAAAGGACCCGCCCCGCCACAAGTCACACCCACCGGCGGTCCGGCTTTCCAAAGAAACAAAGGAGTCGGGCGTGCATCCAGGAGAAACAGGTTTTCGCTCCGGAATCTCCCTGGGCCAATCAGGGATGCTGAGCGCTATACCCTGCCGTCGTAAGGAGCCTCTGGGAAAGGGGATTTAAGGGTGACTTCCACTTTCAGCTTCGGCTACTTGTTGCCTGCGGTCCAAgctgcctctgcttcctcctaGCTCGTCTTAGGCCTCTCTAGAGAGTGCACGCCGCGTTTCCCCGTCCAGGCTCTGAGAGGGCCTGCAGGCTGCCTCCCACAAGATGCCCTCCAGTGCTAGGGGGGCCACTTTGGTGCGACGGGGGTCGATCGGTTGAAAAAAACTTAAGTTCTGGCCCAGTCGAGTGTGGCAAAAGCCGAGAGGCGGGGGATTGGGGGGCTTTGGGGGCAGGAGAGTGTCCTTTGTCTGAGCGGACCGGCTAAGATCAGCTGCGTCGTCCGGGGATTTAAAGGGCTGCTGGCCAGGACTCCTACCTTGTCGCTGCAGCCGAAAATGCCAGCCTAAGTGCTTGGACTTCCCTGGCGGCCATAAATAGTGCCCCCCAAACAGAGAAAGgcttgtatttttaagaaaagttttaaagattGAGTAAAATATCCCATACCCCTTAGCAGAGGCTAGAAGTTCCGGCAGATTACCAGCAACGCTGAATATAAATGGAATGAATTGCCCCTCCCCCTATCCCCAGCACCAAGGactattcttttacatttcctgGTCGGTAAAtaagggttaaaaaaaatttctttttttaaataattaactgATGTATAACAGTTGGC
Above is a window of Macaca thibetana thibetana isolate TM-01 chromosome 2, ASM2454274v1, whole genome shotgun sequence DNA encoding:
- the ZIC4 gene encoding zinc finger protein ZIC 4 isoform X1 → MPPFCRNAKLGLLSFLICTGRSLLPLGKNAFWLEIIENNNTLWEKAQSQKMRYKTSLVMRKRLRLYRNTLKESSSSSGHHGPQLAAASSPSVFPSLHEEPPQASPSHPLNGLLRLGLPGDMYARPEPFPPGPAARSDALAAAAALHGYGGMNLTVNLAAPHGPGAFFRYMRQPIKQELICKWLAADGTAPPSLCSKTFSTMHELVTHVTVEHVGGPEQANHICFWEECPRQGKPFKAKYKLVNHIRVHTGEKPFPCPFPGCGKVFARSENLKIHKRTHTGEKPFRCEFEGCERRFANSSDRKKHSHVHTSDKPYTCKVRGCDKCYTHPSSLRKHMKVHGRSPPPSSGYDSATPSALVSPSSDCGHESQVASSAAVAARSADLSE
- the ZIC4 gene encoding zinc finger protein ZIC 4 isoform X2; translation: MRYKTSLVMRKRLRLYRNTLKESSSSSGHHGPQLAAASSPSVFPSLHEEPPQASPSHPLNGLLRLGLPGDMYARPEPFPPGPAARSDALAAAAALHGYGGMNLTVNLAAPHGPGAFFRYMRQPIKQELICKWLAADGTAPPSLCSKTFSTMHELVTHVTVEHVGGPEQANHICFWEECPRQGKPFKAKYKLVNHIRVHTGEKPFPCPFPGCGKVFARSENLKIHKRTHTGEKPFRCEFEGCERRFANSSDRKKHSHVHTSDKPYTCKVRGCDKCYTHPSSLRKHMKVHGRSPPPSSGYDSATPSALVSPSSDCGHESQVASSAAVAARSADLSE